A region from the Lolium perenne isolate Kyuss_39 chromosome 4, Kyuss_2.0, whole genome shotgun sequence genome encodes:
- the LOC127292801 gene encoding uncharacterized protein — protein MLNDSAVNLDAGIGAFEGECNVEDFDEEEEDEGDEEEVVEVDPAAAGSSSTPKPRTANYSEIEDAILVRAWSKVGMDACTGVDQGGKRYWQRIEDQYHQLKPRTKSMADRSYRSLEGRWNIIKPACSRWSAAMDQVADDPPSGCVPEDYPKYAQQRYKDMAGSKNKEFQFQHCFSILQHLPKWKLRDNEPKCKKEALLTMDDEADYMSGRNTGKPEGNKKAKERVKVELEAASFREKLDQLMKSKEALTMKTLETKLLITDKKSEVKLAKVQARREDAKLKAELDMKLIAAKEAKAMKELLAEEREIMMMRTEGMDDDQLAWWNETKADIIARKKVARQARAQGESPASGGAGGDGSLDG, from the exons ATGCTCAACGATTCCGCGGTGAATTTGGACGCCGGTATCGGTGCATTCGAAGGGGAGtgcaacgttgaagactttgatgaggaggaggaggatgagggtgacgaggaggaggtggttgaggttgatccggctGCCGCCGGTTCTTCGTCGACGCCGAAGCCACGCACGGCGAACTACAGCGAGATCGAAGACGCCATCTTGGTCCGTGCTTGGAGCAAGGTGGGGATGGATGCGTGCACCGGAGTGGACCAAGGCGGCAAGCGCTATTGGCAGCGCATTGAGGATCAGTACCACCAGCTGAAGCCTCGCACGAAGAGCATGGCGGACAGATCCTACCGCTCCCTTGAAGGCCGATGGAACATCATCAAGCCGGCTTGTTCTCGTTGGAGTGCTGCCATGGATCAAGTGGCCGACGACCCTCCTAGTGGATGCGTGCCGGAGGACTAT CCcaagtatgctcaacaacggtacaAGGACATGGCCGGCTCAAAGAACAAGGAATTTCAATTTCAACATTGCTTTTCCATCCTTCAACATCTTCCTAAATGGAAGTTGCGGGACAACGAGCCAAAGTGCAAGAAGGAGGCACTTCTCACCATGGATGATGAAGCAGATTACATGAGTGGGAGAAACACCGGCAAGCCCGAgggcaacaagaaggccaaggagagggtcaaggtagaacttgaagcagctagcttccgggagaagttggatcaactcatgaagtccaaggaggcattgacgatgaagacgttggagaccaAGCTCCTCATCACCGACAAGAAGAGTGAGGTGAAGCTTGCCAAGGTGCAAGCAAGGAGGGAAGATGCCAAGTTGAAGGCCGAGCTTGACATGAAGTTGATCGCAGCCAAAGAAGCCAAGGCCATGAAGGAGCTCTTGGccgaggagagggaaatcatgatGATGCGCACCGAAGGCATGGACGACGATCAGCTGGCGTGGTGGAACGAGACCAAGGCGGACATCATTGCGAGGAAGAAGGTTGCGCGTCAAGCTCGTGCTCAAGGtgagtctccggcgagcggtggcgCCGGTGGCGATGGTTCCCTTGATGGTTGA